From the genome of Mastacembelus armatus chromosome 12, fMasArm1.2, whole genome shotgun sequence:
TGAAGAGCCAATATAAACACAGAGGTGAATTCATAGCGACATGACTAAAGAAGTCTGGTCAACTGCTGTCGACCTCTTACCTGCACACTCTCCACTGGTTGTGGAAACCTCACTCCTTTAGGCAAGAAACTGGAATGCAGAATGGAGGTCATActaaaaggaaaggaaaggaggagatggGGTactttatgtgtatgtgtgtgtgtgtgcgtgtgtgtgcgtatcCACAGATAGCTAAAACAAAGGCAGCATGAGAGAAGCGCATGAACATCCACtgacaacagaaacaggagagaaagaagaccaaaaaaaaaaaaaaaaagtacaaaatcatgataaaataagacaataaCAAAGGCATACTtccaaagcaaagcaaagatGAAAGTGGATAGAGCTTTCCAAAAGGCATGCATAAAGAACGACACACATCCATACTGTTCGGCTTGCCGTCCGTCACTCCGCTCACGGCGTGCAGAGCAGCGTTTCTGTCGGCGCTGCTGCAGACACAGTGAGGGTCGGGACTGACTGTGCTGTATGTCCAGGCCAGAGGCGGACTGGACCAGGCGTCAATTAGACAAGAAGAAATTTCATGACATGAGACCGGTGTCATGTTGTTTCCTGGCCAGGTAATGGGAGAACCTGGGGGGAGCGACGAGGGGTAGGATTGGGTCTCGAGAGGAAAAGTGGACCAAGAGATGTGGGACTGTTGTAAATGTTCAGTGCCTCAAGGGCCCGTTGCTCTGGTTTACGGAGTGAGAGATCTCCAGGAAGGCAGAACGCATCAGGTTGAAGGATTTGTCAGACAGAGATGACACATCATCTGTTGTCATCCCCTTTGTCTCAATCTTTGGAAGGATTTTCAATCTGATGGTCCCTGCAGAGGCACAAATCTTCAATGTCAGGAGTCTTAAAGAACATCAAGTAGGCATACAGATGTGGATAAGTCATACACAgtggaaaaaatgagaaaaaccgACGAGTCAGGATGAGTTACCTGATTTAAACTGCTTTTCTTTCCGTAGGTAAAAGTTGCTGTACGATGAAAAAATGACGGGTATGATGGGTACCTGGAAAACAGGAGGAAAGTTGACTTAAGGAGGAATTCAACAATATCTGAAAATCCCACTATTACCTATACAAGTTTAAATAAATCTGACTTTGAATCTTTACTTTTGACCATTTCCTTTCTCCATTTTTGCAAGTAAAAAGATGAGAAGCAGACAAATGCTTGACTGAACCAACATCAcattctctctcactcacacacacatacacactggcaATCTTCATCTCCCCCACTGGTGCTAATAGAGGCTGAGTTGCTCTCTTGAGGCCCTGAGTGGCCCTTCAACAGGACTGGCTGAGCCAAACGTGGCTCCCCCTGGGGGCTGTCCTGCTTCCACTCAATCTGGCCGGCTGGGTACAAACTCAAATACAGAAGAAGCAAATACAGATATAGAAATAATTTGAAGCAACGCCAACAAGAAAAACCAGAACAGACTGTGTTCTCCAGACCTCAAATGAAATAATTTCACCAACTCGCtgtaacaaacatgcaaacCAAGTCAAATCCAAACTTGTACTGCTGTTAACATCTAATCGCTATTTGTCTGCTATAAGAGATGTAATGAGTAGGAGTACAGCCAGCAGAGACcatacagaaaatgttaatgtattCACTAATGAGCAGCAGCATGCGTTTGTTTTTGTAGCCCCCCAGTGCTGGTGGATATTTGAACCAAATCAAAATTAATCCTTAATAGCAAGTAACAACAAAATGagctcacacatacaaacacaccatCACATTTTCACCTGGGGTGAACAAAGTTGCAGTTTCTGGCCAGATATTGTTcgacagtgttttttttaattcatccCACCTGTCTGACCCACAGTGAGTGCTACAAAACATCAGCACTAGACCTGAGACCTCCCACCTGCACACATGCAGTAATAAAGTTCATAGATGCAGTTTGGTCGTGAATTACTTTGGACTCATTCTGTGCAGGGAGCtgtaaccaaaacaaaaatgtcaaaaaagaaGTGCTTAAAAATCTTTGGAAATAGCTATTCTGATTATTTCAAAGCAGCcttgctgctgtcagtctgtcagaTTCAAGGATGCCTGCGCATGCACTTATTTGTATATTCATACGGTTAAATCACAGTCTTGCCTTATGCCATATAAGGGTACTAGCGCCCCCATGTGCCTAGAAGCACAATGCTGGAAACATTACCCCATCAGTCCCTCTCTAGACAAAACTTAGCCAGCATCACAACAATCTGCATTAAGtcaacaaaaaggaaaaggctGTACCTTGTAGTTTATACATTGGTTTGATATTTATAGTAAACTGTACATACAGAAACCCAAGAGAAGATGAGCTTTAAGGACATCAGAGGTAAGGTACTTACTTGTGCCTGCACTGCCAGGTGGAATGCGCCTTTTTTGAAGGGCAGCAGATCACCGTTCTGGTTTCGCGTACCCTCTGGGAACACCCACAGACGAATCTGTAGACATCAAAAGACAAAGGTGACATGGACATGAACACAGTTATAATCATGCTTCATTGTCAAAAGAGTGTTGGAAATGGTCAATCTTGCGATGAGgaagtgcaaaaataaaacaagacaaaactgaaaaatattttggacTTCAACTGAGAAATGTAGCTTCTTTTGTTACCACTGACAAAACTGAACCATATGTTAGGAAGAGGCAGATTACCTGGTCGTCCAACATGGTTTTGGCAGCATCAGCCATGACACTTTTGGCATCACTTGTCTTCTTTCGGTTGATGAAGACAATGCCACCCAGCCAGCAAATGAGGCCTACTGTGCCAGCATAAATCAACTCCTTCTTGGCAATCATGGTGCAGCGGTCTGGTAAAATCTCCATCAGGCCTAAAATACCGAGGATAAGACCTTATCCATCAGGATTTACAGACACGTAAGCTGGTCACGCCTAGTTTATGTACAGCACCATACATCTTATTTGAAATAAAGATAATTCTCTCATGCTTCTGAGTGCAGTCTGTGACCAAAAGCAATTGAGAACTAAAACTAAGAAATGAAGCCATATTAAAAGCATAATAAAGCCGCATAATAAAGGATCGGGGTGGGTTGTGGTCTGGTGTGGAGTGTAATTAAAAATTTTCTAAATTTAAATCAATCTCATTGCCCACATTTCTCCGTTGGTTAAAAGGACATCAAACTTTTTAATGTAATGATATTTACAATAATgcttcagtttttttccccctcataTACAGGAGCAGCCATTAGGTCAACTAGGATGACCTTTGGTCTCTCCAAGATATTTATCTATGAACCTGTCAAACCCTGGGTTACACCAGGTATACATGCAGGTGTCTGCTTTAATACATGTGATGTATTATTGGCTCTATTGATAGGATTTATGAAATCCAACATGCCTGATTAACCTTTGCACAAAGGCAGCTGGTGCAGAAGATGGAGTAATGTAAGGTGTCAAACAATATCAGGGAAAggaagtcaaagtcaaagtgtCTGAAATAAAGGATGGCAAACAGCAGAGCCAGCGGATGTGACTATATTAGGGTGAGAATAAAGAGGGCAGACTGAGCTGCAGTTACATCAGGAAGAGTGCATGACACCAAGTCATTGCTGAGGACGTGTGTGTGGATTTTAGTTCTTAATGGTCTTGCTACATCACCTCTACGATGAGAAGCTGTTAATGGCTGGGTGTAGCAGTTGGCATGGAAACTTAGACGCCAAGTCTCATGCTGAGTTTTTTCAGCACTAATTAGACACCTAGCTCTTCCCCTGTTGTCACTACGCTGGCCTCCAGCCTGCCCTCATCTCTCACCAGCACTGAAAAACACTCTCCCAGGCAGCGATGGAAAGAAACCATAGATCTGCCATTGACAATGATACTTAGGATTGAAAAGAACCCATCAAGAATTggtgatttaaaaaacaaaagaaaacacatatgTTAAAATCACAGAGCCAACATGATGAAACAAGAATCACAAACATGCTTTTAGTCCAACTACACAGCCATTTAAATGGTGTGAAGTAAATTTATAACAGCCTGTATCTCAAACTAGGTCTTGTGAGGCCAGTGatgtttttagttgttttgaTCCTATTCATGTCTTCTTCTATGACCTGCCTAATCAAAACTATTAAGTATGATGTTAATTCTGGTGGTTGCATCAAACTCTGCTGCAAATCACCATCTGACACCCTTTCACTGCACAAAGTGGgtaaaaagttacatttttttgcagaaCTACTGCCTCATCTATGCTGCAATCTGACTTTGCATCTATCCCCAGGACAGATGACTCTTCCTAGAAAAAGAAGGCATTTGTATGCGAGACCCTTAACAGGCCTTAACATTCGGTTCAAAGGTTTTGAGTGTTTCGTCCTGACTTTCCATTATTGAACCAAGGGAGGAATTAAATCCTGGATGGTGGGTGAGAGAGCAACAATGGTGTCTTCAGCAGTCCTAACAGATCATTTTATGCTGTTCTTGTACTGTTCAGGGACCAATCCAATTAAATCTGTATGAAATTACAGGCTCAGCTCATAAATACTCTGGACCGGTTGTCACTACCAAGTTGCTGAGCTGCAGCTAAAATCATTACTTTATGTTTTAAGGAAGAGAACTCCCAGTGTGGTCTGTATTTCAGCAGTTTACAGGTGAGACCTGTTCTGAGATGAACAGGGAGTGTGGACATGCTCTGTAGAGATCACCTTAAATCTCTGGCTCTGTATTATCCAAAGCATTAAAATGAACTTCAATGAAAGTAGATTCAGCCTCCCCTTGGTTTTCCAGATACACTGACACGCAAACTATCCTGGAAAGATTCACCTACCATAAAGCACCAGGCGGCAGAGAGTAAATAATCCTAGTTAGTTCCATCAAGCAGTAGCAGCTTGTACATTTTATTGGCCAGGGAGTGGAGATCCACCCTATGTATACCCAGGTGCAGATTCAGAAATTCCCAGTCACACAGTCTTCCATCTGTGAGTCCTGCATCTACTGCAGAGGACTGCTGCTATTTCCACTAGCATGTGCAGAAAACTCCTTGAATCTGTCAAACCCAGTGTCAGTTTGCTCAGGGTGAATTGCTGAACACTCACTTCAGTGGTATATCTTTGAGCTTAGCTAAAGAtgagataaacaaaaaaacaaacaaaagcactgCTGAGAAAAATCTACCATCTGCACAACCATCTTGGATTATTTTTTCTATCCGGCTAAATATTTTCAACCACCATTGAAAAACAGATGTGACAGGCTTCATTTGCTAACTTCTTAACATTGTTgcaacactgaaataaaaataaagcttaGTTCATAATACAACAGAAGTTTCCATGGAAGGTCATTTAGATCCCCGTGGACGTACAGGGTGAGCTATATAAGAAATATGATGATTGGTGCATTGGTAGAAAAAATTCTGATAATGCATTGATTCAGTCATTTGTTAaggtaaatattttttcttattatttcatAGATTAAACTGTTTGGGAAAAGCAAGTGCACTACGGCCCTTTTATGCATACTCCTACCAAGACAATGATCAAATGATTcttgtacagtatttttctatttttatttcacttcagaTTGAATGTGCTGTAAAAACATCCAATGAGTACTACAACACCCACCCAAAACATCCAAGGAGCTCTGGTGGTTGGAGATGATGACATAGGGACCCTCTGTCTGCAGATGCTCCCACCCACTCACTTCAAAGCGAAGACCAAGGAAATACTTCACATGCCGAACCACGACGCGGATAATCCTGAGGGGAAAAGGGTTCATTAGAGTACTGCTCGCAGTCATGTGAGTGCAGTAGGCTAAATGTTATTAACCACAACACTACACTGAAAGATTCTAAGTAACTCAATACTTAATATTCAGGGATCTGTAAGGATTCTAAGGTTGTTGAAAGCTTGTTCTCCACCATTGGTCATGCATTCTTGGATATGGGCAAGACAGGGCTGCTGCTGTAAAAACTAATAGAAACAGCTGAGTCTCAAACAAAACCTAAATGAGCAAAAACCTAAaactgtgaatttaaaaaaagattaaaaagctCTGTAAAGGTGCATGGTTGGGTGTAAATTCTCTGATTTCAACACAGGAGACTCCTCATTAATACTGATAAACATAATACAATTAACATACATTCTGATCAGCATTTTACATTTGGGACTTGTAAAACTTGACCTctgtagagagaaaaaagataaCAGCTCTGAACTATAATGACATATCCAAGGCTACCACTGTGCTTACTTGGAaaagtttcatgtttttacttCCACTGAATGAAACCCAGGGCAGCACAGTAGGGTGGTGCTtaacactgtcacctcacagcaagaaggatTCTGTGTTTCAATCCCATTCGGCCCTAGGgcctctctgtgtggagtttgcatgttctccttatATATGTGATAGTTTTTGTTGGGTGTCGGGTTAGACCAATTGGTGACTAATTTACATGTAGACATcaaagtgagtgtgagtgtttgtctgccTCCATGTGTTGTCCCTATGATAGACTGGTAATTTGTCCAGGGTGCACCACACCTCTTCCCCAGTACTGGATGGGATTGGTTTCAACCCCCCTTGCACATTAACTACTGCGGCAAGTTCAAGAGTGAATCCCTTTCCATGTAAACACTCCCACCGACCACCAAGATAATAGCCCCTATAGTACTTATAAAACAGTGCCTTGTCCTGCTTTGTACTCAACTAACACACTTTCTCACCTCAAACACACCAGGCATGGCTGc
Proteins encoded in this window:
- the agpat2 gene encoding 1-acyl-sn-glycerol-3-phosphate acyltransferase beta, which codes for MDVLWMAPLLLIPILMWTSSTFVFYFKKFFYVAWMMLLAMLTIPLCVLKSGGRDVENMRIIRVVVRHVKYFLGLRFEVSGWEHLQTEGPYVIISNHQSSLDVLGLMEILPDRCTMIAKKELIYAGTVGLICWLGGIVFINRKKTSDAKSVMADAAKTMLDDQIRLWVFPEGTRNQNGDLLPFKKGAFHLAVQAQVPIIPVIFSSYSNFYLRKEKQFKSGTIRLKILPKIETKGMTTDDVSSLSDKSFNLMRSAFLEISHSVNQSNGPLRH